CATGTACGACACCTCCTGGGTACCGGGGCGCAGCATGAGCTCGCGGTCCGCCGGGGCCAGCTCGGGCAGCACGCGCTGGCGGAAGTCGCGCGTGGGCGCGATGAAGGTGTACGGGCCGAGCTCGTGCCAGCGCACCTTGCGGCGCCTGGCGAAGGCGTGGTCGGGCGGGCAGATCAGCCAGTGGCGGTCGCGCAGCAGCGTGCGTCGTTCGATGGAGGCGTCGACCGCCACGTCCTGCCCCACGGCGAGTTCGACATCGCCGGCCATCACGCCGGCCAGCAGGTGCTCGGGCAGCGTATCGGCCAGGCGCACATCGACGTCGGAATACGCCTCGCGGTAGGCCGCGATCACGCGCGGCATCAGCGTGCAGGCCATGAGTTGCGGCGCCGCAAGGCGTAGCAAGCCTTTCTTCTTGTCACGCAGCTCGGTCACGCCGGCCACTGCGGTCGTCAGGTCGCCGAGCAGGCGATGCACCGAGGGCAGGAATTCGCGCCCCGCCTCCGAGAGCTGCACGCGCCGGGTATGGCGGTCGAGCAGCTGCACGCCCATTTCGCGTTCGAGCTCGCGCACCAGCACGCTGAGCGCCGACTGCGTGAGATGCAGCTGCTGCGCCGCCGCGGTGAAGCTGCCGGCTTCGGCGACGGCGGCGAAGGCGCGCAGTTGGCGCAACGTCAGATTCATATGCTTATTTCATCAATCGATGAATTAATTTCGATTGCATCATAAGACGCGGCATCGCCCAATCACGGCTCACAGGAACCAAGCCATGCCGACGACGACTGCCCCACCTATCCACGGACTGCACCACTTCGCATGGCGCTGCCGCGACAGCGAGGAGACCCGCCACTTCTACGAAGACCTGCTGGGCCTGCCGCTCGCGCACATCATCCAGAGCGACCACGTGCCCAGCACCGGCGAGTACTGCCCCTACGTGCACATCTTTTTCCAGATGCGCGACGGCTCCTACATCGCCTTCTTCGACCTGGGCGACGACACCGCCGCGCTGCCTTCGCCGAACACGCCCGCGTGGGTGAACCACATCGCGCTGCGCGTCGATTCGGTGGACGACCTGCTGGCCGCCAAGGCGCGGCTCGAAGGCGCGGGCGTCGAGGTGCTGGGGGTGACCGATCACCACATCATCGAATCGATCTACTTCTTCGACCCGAACGGCATTCGCCTGGAGCTGACGACGCCGACCGTGCCGCAAGCGGAGATGGATGCGCATGCGCGGCATGCGCGTGCGGACCTCGATGCATGGACCGCGCGCAAGGCCGGGCTGCGCGCGGCGAAAGGCGCGTCGAATGTCTGAGCTGCAACTCGCCGTCATCGACGTGAAGCCCGGCGCGGCGATGGAAAGCCAGTCGGGCCTGCAGCTGCTGCGCCCGCGCATCTACGGCGCCTTCCGCGCGCCCACGGGTCCGAAGAAAGTCGCGGCCATCGTGATGCATCCGACCAGCAACTTCATGGGCCACTACCTGATCGGCCCGCTGGCCGAGCGCGGCATCTGCTGCATGGGGTTGAACTCGCGCTTCGTGGGCAACGACACGGT
This region of Variovorax sp. RKNM96 genomic DNA includes:
- a CDS encoding VOC family protein translates to MPTTTAPPIHGLHHFAWRCRDSEETRHFYEDLLGLPLAHIIQSDHVPSTGEYCPYVHIFFQMRDGSYIAFFDLGDDTAALPSPNTPAWVNHIALRVDSVDDLLAAKARLEGAGVEVLGVTDHHIIESIYFFDPNGIRLELTTPTVPQAEMDAHARHARADLDAWTARKAGLRAAKGASNV
- a CDS encoding LysR family transcriptional regulator, with product MNLTLRQLRAFAAVAEAGSFTAAAQQLHLTQSALSVLVRELEREMGVQLLDRHTRRVQLSEAGREFLPSVHRLLGDLTTAVAGVTELRDKKKGLLRLAAPQLMACTLMPRVIAAYREAYSDVDVRLADTLPEHLLAGVMAGDVELAVGQDVAVDASIERRTLLRDRHWLICPPDHAFARRRKVRWHELGPYTFIAPTRDFRQRVLPELAPADRELMLRPGTQEVSYMTTALGMVASGLGLTVCPTYSAPLVRAHGLQMVRLESPDFHREVCVYSAARRALSPAAASFVEILERFAKSQPKG